One region of Microbacterium rhizosphaerae genomic DNA includes:
- a CDS encoding ABC transporter permease, whose product MSDTTSDPKAEPGGAPEADRAVQAAPGAATTTATTVDTAAGTAQTIAPPPRQNLIIRDIMRGSVVTTILAIVLAMLVGGILIALTDPAVQKAAGYFFARPIDTFAAIWNAVWGAYSALFQGSIINFQATSFQQAILPLTSTLGFAAPLTAAALGVALAFRVGLFNIGAQGQMLIACAASALLTFNLGLPMILQLPITLIVGIIGGALWGGIVGVLKARTGAHEVILTIMLNYIAFYLVSWMVRTPSMLQKPGTNQPISSPTPQNAVFPALFGPQYPQLTWAFPVVLVATLFVWWLIERSSLGFRMRAVGENPSAARAAGISVPRMFVYAMLFAGGLAGLAGMIQIQSTITSGFDAGIHAGIGFDAITVALLGRSRAWGTLFAGILFGALKAGSFTMQALQGIPVDIVLVVQSLIVLFIAAPPLIRAIFFLPKTEAEKTANAVRKSTKKAARKEAAA is encoded by the coding sequence ACCACGTCCGACCCGAAGGCGGAACCCGGGGGCGCGCCCGAGGCCGACCGCGCGGTCCAGGCGGCGCCGGGCGCGGCCACCACGACGGCCACCACCGTCGACACCGCCGCGGGCACGGCTCAGACGATCGCGCCGCCCCCGCGGCAGAACCTCATCATCCGCGACATCATGCGCGGCAGCGTGGTCACGACGATCCTCGCCATCGTGCTGGCCATGCTGGTGGGCGGCATCCTGATCGCGCTCACCGACCCCGCGGTGCAGAAGGCCGCCGGCTACTTCTTCGCGCGGCCGATCGACACGTTCGCGGCGATCTGGAACGCCGTGTGGGGCGCGTACTCGGCCCTGTTCCAGGGGTCGATCATCAACTTCCAGGCGACGTCGTTCCAGCAGGCGATCCTGCCGCTGACGAGCACCCTGGGCTTCGCGGCGCCGCTCACGGCCGCCGCGCTCGGTGTCGCCCTCGCCTTCCGGGTGGGCCTGTTCAACATCGGCGCCCAGGGGCAGATGCTCATCGCCTGCGCGGCATCCGCGCTGCTGACGTTCAACCTCGGTCTGCCGATGATCCTGCAGCTGCCGATCACGCTGATCGTCGGCATCATCGGCGGTGCGCTGTGGGGCGGCATCGTGGGCGTGCTGAAGGCCCGCACGGGTGCGCACGAGGTGATCCTCACGATCATGCTCAACTACATCGCCTTCTATCTCGTCTCGTGGATGGTGCGCACGCCGAGCATGCTGCAGAAGCCCGGCACCAACCAGCCGATCTCCTCGCCGACGCCGCAGAACGCGGTCTTCCCGGCGCTGTTCGGCCCGCAGTATCCGCAGCTCACGTGGGCCTTCCCCGTCGTACTCGTCGCCACCCTCTTCGTGTGGTGGCTCATCGAGCGCTCGAGCCTCGGCTTCCGCATGCGCGCCGTCGGCGAGAACCCGAGCGCGGCCCGCGCGGCGGGCATCAGCGTGCCGCGGATGTTCGTCTACGCCATGCTGTTCGCGGGCGGTCTCGCCGGTCTCGCAGGCATGATCCAGATCCAGAGCACCATCACGAGCGGTTTCGATGCCGGCATCCATGCGGGTATCGGCTTCGACGCGATCACCGTGGCGCTCCTCGGCCGCAGCCGCGCGTGGGGCACACTGTTCGCCGGAATCCTGTTCGGTGCGCTCAAGGCCGGCTCGTTCACGATGCAGGCGCTCCAGGGCATCCCCGTCGACATCGTGCTGGTGGTCCAGTCGCTGATCGTGCTGTTCATCGCGGCGCCCCCGCTCATCCGCGCGATCTTCTTCCTCCCCAAGACCGAGGCCGAGAAGACGGCGAACGCCGTTCGAAAGTCCACGAAGAAGGCGGCTCGCAAGGAGGCGGCGGCATGA
- a CDS encoding ABC transporter permease, translated as MTIAEAQTAPDGTVQLAVVQVRKLKVPLTLLVLAALLGLLFLLAPAHGDTVYRLAESGAVIKLGSISVPAQPAIWISWVIAALLGVWSLVLAMRYRPTPIWLSIVYSLLAMFAFLTWSGAGSSAAVPVVGLLGGSLSLAVPLIFGALGGVIGERGGVVNVAIEGQFLLGAFTATILGSVTKNPFVGLIGAMIGGVLVAAVLAVFAIKYIVEQVIVGVVLNVLVSGLTGFLYTAVLAPNAGALNSPVPFKPVAIPVLSEIPVIGPVLFDQTFLVYLMYVTVAVVAWALYRTRWGLRLRAVGEHPQAADTVGIKVNPTRFWNLLLAGAIAGIGGAYFTLVSVPNFTKDMTAGLGFIALAAVIFGRWDPIRATLAALLFGFASNLQNLLNVLGTPIPSEFMLMLPYVVTILAVVGFAGQIRAPAADGKPYIKG; from the coding sequence ATGACCATCGCAGAGGCGCAGACCGCCCCGGACGGCACCGTCCAGCTCGCCGTCGTGCAGGTCCGCAAGCTCAAGGTGCCGTTGACGCTCCTCGTGCTGGCCGCGCTGCTCGGCCTGCTGTTCCTGCTCGCCCCGGCGCACGGGGACACCGTCTACCGGCTCGCCGAGAGCGGCGCGGTGATCAAGCTCGGCTCGATCTCGGTGCCGGCGCAGCCGGCCATCTGGATCTCGTGGGTCATCGCGGCGCTGCTCGGCGTCTGGTCGCTGGTGCTCGCCATGCGGTATCGACCGACGCCCATCTGGCTGTCGATCGTGTACTCCCTTCTCGCGATGTTCGCGTTCCTGACGTGGTCGGGCGCCGGTTCGAGCGCAGCGGTCCCCGTCGTGGGGCTGCTCGGCGGCTCGCTCTCGCTCGCGGTGCCGCTGATCTTCGGTGCGCTCGGCGGTGTGATCGGCGAGCGGGGCGGCGTCGTCAACGTGGCGATCGAGGGTCAGTTCCTGCTCGGAGCGTTCACGGCGACCATCCTCGGCAGCGTCACGAAGAATCCGTTCGTGGGGCTCATCGGCGCCATGATCGGCGGCGTGCTCGTCGCCGCCGTCCTGGCCGTCTTCGCGATCAAGTACATCGTCGAGCAGGTCATCGTCGGCGTCGTCCTCAACGTGCTCGTGTCGGGCCTCACCGGCTTCCTGTACACCGCGGTGCTGGCGCCGAATGCGGGGGCGCTGAACAGCCCGGTGCCGTTCAAGCCGGTCGCCATCCCCGTGCTCTCCGAGATCCCGGTCATCGGTCCGGTGCTGTTCGACCAGACCTTCCTGGTGTACCTCATGTACGTCACGGTCGCCGTGGTCGCCTGGGCGCTCTACCGCACACGCTGGGGCTTGCGGCTGCGCGCCGTCGGCGAGCACCCGCAGGCCGCGGACACCGTCGGCATCAAGGTGAACCCCACGCGGTTCTGGAACCTGCTGCTCGCCGGCGCGATCGCAGGCATCGGCGGCGCCTACTTCACGCTCGTCTCGGTGCCGAACTTCACGAAGGACATGACGGCCGGTCTCGGATTCATCGCCCTGGCGGCGGTCATCTTCGGCCGCTGGGACCCGATCCGCGCCACGCTCGCGGCCCTGCTGTTCGGCTTCGCATCGAACCTGCAGAACCTGCTCAACGTGCTCGGAACGCCGATCCCGAGCGAATTCATGCTGATGCTGCCGTACGTCGTGACGATCCTCGCGGTCGTCGGGTTCGCGGGGCAGATCCGCGCACCTGCCGCGGACGGCAAGCCGTATATCAAGGGGTGA
- a CDS encoding cytidine deaminase — protein MTDIDWDELRAAATDAMHRAYAPYSRFKVGAAALVSDGRIVSGCNVENASYGVTLCAECGLVSELHMSGGGQLVAFVCVDGDGATLMPCGRCRQLLFEHALPGMLLETVSGIRTIDEVLPDAFGPRDLEEAAR, from the coding sequence GTGACCGATATCGATTGGGACGAGCTGCGCGCTGCGGCGACGGATGCGATGCACAGGGCGTACGCCCCGTACTCGCGGTTCAAGGTGGGCGCAGCCGCACTCGTGTCGGACGGCCGGATCGTGTCCGGCTGCAACGTCGAGAACGCGTCGTACGGCGTGACGCTGTGCGCCGAGTGCGGTCTCGTCTCCGAGTTGCACATGAGCGGGGGCGGCCAGCTCGTCGCGTTCGTGTGCGTGGACGGCGACGGCGCGACGCTCATGCCGTGCGGCCGCTGCCGCCAGCTGCTGTTCGAGCACGCGCTGCCCGGCATGCTCCTCGAGACGGTCTCCGGCATCCGCACGATCGACGAAGTGCTGCCCGACGCCTTCGGCCCGCGCGATCTCGAGGAGGCGGCCCGATGA